The Bos javanicus breed banteng chromosome 18, ARS-OSU_banteng_1.0, whole genome shotgun sequence genome has a segment encoding these proteins:
- the ANKRD11 gene encoding ankyrin repeat domain-containing protein 11 isoform X1, whose product MPKGGCSRTPQQEERSLSSDMVEKQPGKKDKDKVSLTKTPKLDRSDGGKEVRERAPKRKLPFTVGANGEQKDSDTEKQGPERKRIRKEPVTRKAGLLFGMGLSGIRAGYPLSERQQVALLMQMTAEESANSPVDMTPKHPSQSTVCQKGTPNSASKTKDKVNKRNERGETRLHRAAIRGDARRIKELISEGADVNVKDFAGWTALHEACNRGYYDVAKQLLAAGAEVNTKGLDDDTPLHDAANNGHYKVVKLLLRYGGNPQQSNRKGETPLKVASSPTMVNLLLGKGTYTSSEESSAESSEEEEEDAPSFAPSSSVDGNNTDSEFEKGLKHKAKNPEPQKTVTPVKDEYEFDEDDEQDRTPPVDDKHLLKKDYRREAKSNSFISIPKMEVKSYTKNSTIAPKKASHRILSDTSDEEDVGVAVGAGEKLRLSAHTMLPGNKTREPSNCKQQKERNKVKKKRKKEIKGKEVRFGKRGDTFCSSESESESSESGEDGGDSAGSPGCLKESPLVLKDPALFSSLSASSTSSHGSSTAQKHNTGHADPHAKHWRTDNWKTISSPAWSEVSSLSDSTRTRLSSESDGSSEGSSVESLKPVRKRQEHKKRAGLQGTLPDRKNSFHPSGDGAIPKLDKEGKVVKKHKTKHKHKSKEKGLCSVSQELKLKSFTYEYEDSKQRADKAILLDDVPSENKLKGLKHERDHCKKEEKLSKMKSEEKDWLFKDEMIKVSREEKSLKRIRDLNKDGGRAFREEKDRSNKAEKERLLKEKSPKEEKLRLYKEERKKKSKDRPSKLEKKNDFKEEKIPKEKEKIFKEDKEKLRKEKGYREDSAFDEYCNKSQFLENEDTKFSLSDDQQDRWFSDLSDSSFDFKGEDSWDSPVTDYRDMKSDSVARLILETVKEDSKEKRRESKAREKRGDRDIFSRKKDRDSLERRREHVADRHRVVPSFLCEKDKRRRESTEGSRDRKEAPEAAKERRDGRVKPEEAHREDLKEYGCDFGKSLEPWERHHPGREKEKKEKLKLEKHKEKSSDKDKSEKLILEKCQRDREFDKCFKEKKDAKEKHKDVHSKDKERKASLEQGRDKREKAFPGVLSEDFSEKKDEKKGKEKSWYIADIFTDESEDEKDDYTASGFKIGEASEGRGDGPPEREDGRELHPPDRHRKHSADRQAHAEKQKDKEMREKKKEKGAADGGKDRREKTFEKHKEKKDRKDRTSVDSVQDKRSKQKPPEKGEKRPPAEDKAKTRHRERPDREQGRERKASKGAEVEKSLLERLEEEALQDFREDSNDKASEASSDGFPDRGQDPSLSALLDVSFPEPPEERVRERERHRHASSSSKKSHDRERGKKDKLEKKDKSDDYKDAGSRKDASQYEKELLDSDAYGASYGSKADAEDELDKALELFSTEKKEKNDPEREPPKKVEKELRPYGSSALSLLKEKRRREKHRERWREDKERHRHHREEPKPPARDTAPGAFRDKAKDEGGKLGEARLKEKIKENPEKEKGDPTKLSNGNDKLLPTRDPGKKDVRPREKLLGDGDLMMTSFERMLSQKDLEIEERHKRHKERMRQMEKLRHRSGDPKLKEKARPAEDARKKSLDGPPKKPPGPDLTPKDRKPKESAPPAPATENKPHPGLAVDPRDWLAGPHMKEVLPASPRPDHGRPTGVPTPASVVSCPSYEEAMHTPRTPSCSADDYPDLMFDCTDPQPMSSTSASACSPSFFDRFSVATSGISETPGQTPTRPLCTNLYRSVSVDVRRTPEEEFGLGDKLFRQQSVPAAPSYGSPGQHPEDKAPGPPAPADKFTCLSPGYYSPDYGMPSPKVDALHCPPAATVNLTPSPEGAFAGLQAKSPPSHRDELLAPSMEGALPPDLGIPLDATEDQQATAAIIPPEPSFLEPLDEGPFSTVITEEPVEWAHPAAAEQGLPPGLIGGAPSDTAGWPVGSDLLLKSPQRFPESPKHFCPAESLHPEPPYPGSPVSYPLPVPEPGLEAKDKAEGAVPAAVSASEESAPFAPPSRLESFFSNCKSLPDAPPDAPPEPACVTAVAQVEALGPLENNFLEGGHNLSALGQVEPVPWPGAFPAAEDDLDLGPFSLPELPLQTKDVPDVEAEPVEESPLVPPENTPLGAPVLPGGGEAAGTAADQQLVSPPDQAAARLPTEAAPEPPEEPKPAALPEATAETGSGPDGRAPEDSHPGSGLTPALSEQRPPGSGDEEAEGQDPSASPHSTPDAPVDGSAQTHVADGAGPQDSAGLEGPLDSVQPESTEPEPKVTAEAPKAPKVEEIPQRMTRTRAQMLANQHKQSSPPTEKEPTPTPTPRAKGRGSEDDDPQAQHPRKRRFQRSSQQLAQQMHTSTRQTREVIQQTLAAIVDAIKLDAIEPYHSDRSNPYFEYLQIRKKIEEKRKILCYISPQAPQCYAEYVTYTGSYLLDGKPLSKLHIPVIAPPPSLAEPLKELFKQQEAVRGKLRLQHSIEREKLIVSCEQEILRVHCRAARTIANQAVPFSACTMLLDSEVYNMPLESQGDENKSVRDRFNARQFISWLQDVDDKYDRMKTCLLMRQQHEAAALNAVQRMEWQLKVQELDPAGHKSLCVNEVPSFYVPMVDVNDDFVLLPA is encoded by the exons AGAAGCAGGGTCCTGAGCGGAAGCGGATCAGGAAGGAGCCCGTCACTCGCAAGGCCGGGCTGCTCTTCGGCATGGGGCTGTCTGGGATCCGCGCTGGCTACCCTCTCTCTGAGCGCCAGCAGGTGGCTCTGCTCATGCAGATGACGGCCGAGGAATCCGCCAACAGCCCAG tggatatgacaccaaagcacCCCTCCCAGTCGACAGTGTGTCAGAAGGGGACGCCCAACTCTGCCtcaaaaaccaaagataaagTGAACAAGAGGAACGAGCGTGGGGAGACCCGCCTGCACCGGGCGGCCATCCGGGGGGACGCCCGGCGCATCAAGGAGCTTATCAGCGAGGGGGCAGACGTCAACGTCAAGGACTTTGCGG GCTGGACGGCATTGCATGAGGCCTGTAACCGAGGCTACTATGATGTCGCGAAGCAGCTGCTGGCTGCGGGCGCGGAGGTGAACACCAAGGGCCTGGATGATGACACACCCTTGCACGATGCCGCCAACAACGGGCACTACAAG GTGGTGAAGCTGCTGCTCCGGTACGGAGGGAACCCTCAGCAGAGCAACAGGAAGGGCGAGACACCGCTGAAGGTGGCCAGCTCCCCGACCATGGTGAACCTGCTTCTGGGCAAGGGCACCTACACGTCTAGCGAGGAGAGCTCAGCTG AGAGctccgaggaggaggaggaggacgccCCGTCGTTCGCACCTTCCAGCTCAGTCGATGGCAATAACACAGACTCTGAGTTTGAGAAGGGCCTGAAGCATAAGGCCAAGAATCCAGAGCCACAGAAAACCGTGACCCCAGTCAAGGACGAGTATGAGTTTGACGAAGATGACGAGCAGGACAGAACCCCCCCAGTGGACGACAAACACTTACTGAAAAAGGACTACAGAAGAGAAGCCAAgtcaaatagttttatttctataCCCAAAATGGAAGTGAAAAGCTACACTAAAAACAGCACGATTGCACCAAAGAAGGCGTCTCATCGCATCCTGTCGGACACGTCCGACGAGGAGGACGTCGGTGTCgctgtgggggcgggggagaagCTGAGACTCTCAGCCCACACCATGCTGCCCGGCAACAAGACCCGGGAGCCTTCGAACTGCaagcagcagaaggaaagaaataaagtgaaaaagaagcgaaagaaagaaataaagggcAAAGAAGTGCGGTTTGGGAAGAGGGGTGACACGTTCTGCTCGTCCGAGTCTGAGAGCGAGTCCTCAGAGAGTGGCGAGGATGGCGGGGACTCAGCAGGCAGCCCGGGCTGCCTCAAGGAGTCCCCGCTGGTGCTGAAGGACCCCGCCCTGTTCAGCTCCCTGTCCGCCTCCTCCACCTCATCCCACGGCAGCTCCACTGCCCAGAAGCATAATACCGGCCACGCGGACCCACACGCCAAGCACTGGCGGACAGACAATTGGAAAACCATTTCCTCTCCCGCCTGGTCTGAGGTCAGCTCCTTATCAGACTCCAccaggacaagactgagcagtgAGTCTGATGGCTCCTCCGAAGGCTCCAGCGTGGAGTCACTGAAGCCAGTCAGGAAGAGACAGGAGCACAAAAAGAGGGCCGGCCTGCAGGGCACGCTACCCGACAGGAAGAACTCCTTTCACCCGAGCGGGGACGGTGCCATCCCCAAGCTGGACAAGGAGGGCAAAGTCGTCAAGAAACACAAGACTAAACATAAACACAAAAGCAAGGAGAAGGGGTTGTGCTCTGTCAGCCAGGAACTGAAGCTGAAGAGCTTTACCTACGAGTATGAGGACTCAAAGCAGAGGGCAGACAAGGCCATCCTCCTGGACGACGTGCCCTCTGAGAACAAGCTGAAGGGCCTGAAGCATGAGCGAGACCACTGCAAGAAGGAGGAGAAGCTCAGCAAGATGAAGTCGGAAGAGAAAGACTGGCTCTTTAAGGACGAGATGATCAAGGTTTCCAGAGAGGAGAAGTCGCTGAAGAGAATCAGGGACCTGAACAAGGATGGGGGCAGGGCCTTCCGGGAGGAGAAGGACCGTTCAAACAAGGCGGAGAAGGAGAGGCTGCTGAAAGAAAAGTCTCCTAAAGAGGAGAAGCTGCGGCTctacaaagaggaaagaaagaagaagtcCAAAGACAGGCCCTCAAAGTTAGAGAAAAAGAATGactttaaggaggaaaaaattcCCAAAGAGAAGGAGAAGATCTTCAAGGAGGAtaaagaaaaactcagaaaagaaaaagggtatCGGGAGGACTCTGCTTTTGATGAGTACTGTAACAAAAGTCAGTTTCTGGAGAACGAAGACACCAAGTTCAGTCTCTCTGACGACCAGCAGGATCGCTGGTTCTCAGACCTGTCAGATTCCTCCTTCGATTTCAAAGGGGAAGACAGCTGGGACTCCCCAGTGACAGACTACAGGGACATGAAGAGCGACTCTGTGGCCAGGCTGATCCTGGAGACGGTGAaggaggacagcaaggagaaaaggCGGGAGAGCAAGGCCCGGGAGAAGCGCGGTGACAGGGACATCTTCTCTCGGAAGAAGGACAGGGACAGCCTGGAGCGGCGGCGAGAGCACGTGGCCGACAGGCACAGGGTTGTCCCCAGCTTTCTCTGCGAGAAGGACAAACGGCGGCGTGAGTCCACAGAGGGCAGCCGGGACCGGAAGGAGGCCCCCGAGGCTGCTAAGGAGCGGAGAGATGGGCGCGTGAAGCCCGAGGAGGCGCACAGGGAGGACCTGAAGGAGTACGGCTGTGACTTTGGGAAGAGCCTGGAGCCCTGGGAGAGGCACCAcccagggagggagaaggagaagaaggagaagctGAAGCTGGAGAAGCACAAGGAGAAGTCTAGCGACAAGGACAAAAGCGAAAAACTCATCCTTGAGAAATGTCAGAGGGACAGAGAGTTTGATAagtgttttaaagagaaaaaggatgCCAAGGAAAAGCATAAAGACGTGCACAGCAAAGACAAGGAGAGGAAGGCGTCCCTTGAGCAAGGCAGAGACAAACGGGAGAAGGCCTTCCCTGGAGTCCTCTCCGAGGACTTCTCCGAAAAAAAAGACGAGAAAAAGGGCAAAGAGAAAAGCTGGTATATTGCAGATATCTTCACAGatgaaagtgaagatgaaaaAGACGACTACACAGCAAGCGGATTCAAAATCGGGGAGGCGAGTGAGGGGCGGGGGGACGGCCCCCCCGAGAGAGAGGACGGGCGGGAGCTGCATCCCCCTGACCGGCACCGGAAACACTCAGCCGACAGGCAAGCCCATGCTGAGAAGCAGAAGGACAAAGAGATGAgggagaagaagaaggagaagggggccgcGGACGGGGGGAAGGACAGGAGGGAGAAGACCTTCGAGAAGCACAAGGAGAAGAAGGACAGGAAGGACCGCACATCTGTGGACTCTGTGCAGGACAAGAGGAGCAAGCAGAAGCCACCTGAGAAGGGGGAGAAAAGGCCCCCTGCGGAGGACAAGGCCAAGACCAGGCACCGGGAGAGGCCGGACCGCGAGCAGGGCCGAGAGAGGAAGGCCAGCAAGGGCGCCGAGGTGGAGAAGAGCCTGCTGGAACGGCTGGAGGAGGAGGCCCTGCAGGACTTCCGCGAGGACTCCAACGACAAGGCCAGTGAGGCATCCTCTGACGGCTTCCCCGACCGCGGCCAGGACCCCAGCCTCAGCGCCCTCCTGGACGTGTCCTTCCCGGAGCCCCCAGAGGAGCGGGTGCGGGAGAGGGAGCGGCACCGGCACGCCTCGTCCTCCTCCAAGAAGAGCCACGATCGAGAGCGGGGCAAGAAGGACAAGCTCGAGAAGAAGGACAAGAGCGACGACTACAAGGACGCAGGCAGCCGGAAGGACGCCAGCCAGTATGAGAAGGAGCTCCTGGACAGCGACGCTTACGGCGCCTCCTATGGCTCCAAGGCTGAcgcagaggatgagctggataAAGCTCTCGAGTTGTTTTCTAccgaaaagaaggagaaaaatgatcCTGAACGAGAGCCCCCCAAGAAGGTGGAGAAGGAGCTGCGGCCTTATGGCTCCAGCGCCCTCAGCCTCCTGAAGGAGAAGCGGCGGCGGGAGAAGCACCGCGAGCGGTGGCGGGAGGACAAGGAGCGGCACAGGCACCATCGCGAGGAGCCCAAGCCCCCGGCCAGGGACACCGCCCCCGGTGCCTTCCGAGACAAGGCCAAGGACGAGGGCGGGAAGCTCGGCGAGGCCAGGCTGAAGGAGAAGATCAAGGAGAATCCCGAGAAGGAGAAGGGTGACCCCACGAAGCTCAGCAACGGAAATGACAAGCTGCTCCCGACCAGAGACCCGGGCAAGAAAGACGTGCGGCCTCGGGAGAAGCTTCTGGGCGACGGGGACCTGATGATGACCAGCTTTGAGCGGATGCTGTCCCAGAAGGACCTGGAGATCGAGGAGCGGCACAAGCGGCACAAGGAGAGGATGAGGCAGATGGAGAAGCTGCGGCACCGCTCTGGGGACCCCAAGCTCAAGGAGAAGGCGCGGCCCGCAGAGGATGCACGCAAGAAGAGTCTGGACGGCCCGCCCAAGAAGCCGCCTGGGCCCGACCTCACCCCAAAGGACAGAAAACCTAAGGagtctgctcctcctgcccccgccaCTGAGAACAAGCCCCACCCGGGACTAGCAGTGGACCCCCGGGACTGGCTGGCAGGACCCCACATGAAAGAGGTCTTGCCTGCATCCCCCAGGCCTGACCATGGCCGGCCCACTGGGGTCCCCACCCCCGCCTCGGTGGTGTCCTGCCCCAGCTACGAGGAGGCCATGCACACGCCCCGGACCCCGTCCTGCAGCGCCGATGACTACCCCGACCTCATGTTTGACTGCACGGACCCCCAGCCAATGTCCAGCACCTCTGCCAGCGCCTGCTCACCCTCTTTCTTTGACAGGTTCTCCGTGGCCACAAGTGGGATTTCAGAGACCCCAGGCCAGACACCAACGAGGCCACTGTGCACGAACCTTTACCGCTCGGTCTCTGTGGACGTCAGGAGGACCCCCGAGGAGGAGTTTGGCCTCGGGGACAAGCTGTTCAGACAGCAGAGCGTCCCTGCTGCACCCAGCTACGGCTCACCAGGGCAGCACCCCGAGGACAAGGCCCCTGGCCCTCCAGCACCCGCGGATAAGttcacctgcctgtctccagggTATTACTCCCCGGACTACGGCATGCCCTCCCCCAAAGTCGACGCCTTGCACTGCCCGCCTGCGGCCACAGTCAacctcaccccctccccagaggGCGCCTTCGCTGGTTTACAAGCCAAGTCCCCCCCTTCACACAGAGATGAGCTTTTGGCCCCGTCCATGGAGGGGGCCCTGCCCCCCGACCTTGGTATTCCCCTGGATGCCACGGAGGACCAGCAGGCCACTGCAGCCATCATCCCCCCAGAGCCCAGCTTCCTGGAGCCCCTGGATGAGGGCCCCTTCAGCACGGTCATCACAGAGGAGCCGGTCGAATGGGCGCATCCTGCTGCTGCAGAGCAGGGCCTACCCCCTGGCCTTATTGGGGGTGCTCCCAGTGACACGGCCGGTTGGCCTGTGGGGTCGGACCTCCTACTGAAGTCCCCACAGAGGTTCCCAGAGTCCCCGAAACATTTCTGCCCGGCCGAGTCGCTCCATCCTGAGCCCCCTTACCCGGGGTCCCCAGTCTCATACCCTCTGCCAGTCCCCGAGCCGGGACTGGAAGCTAAGGACAAGGCCGAGGGAGCAGTCCCAGCCGCAGTCTCTGCTTCCGAGGAGTCAGCCCCGTTCGCCCCTCCCTCCCGGCTGGAGTCCTTCTTCAGTAACTGCAAGTCCCTTCCGGACGCGCCCCCTGACGCACCCCCAGAGCCTGCGTGTGTGACGGCCGTGGCTCAGGTGGAGGCACTGGGGCCCCTGGAGAATAATTTCCTGGAAGGTGGTCACAACCTGTCGGCGCTCGGCCAGGTGGAGCCGGTGCCCTGGCCCGGTGCCTTCCCCGCTGCCGAGGATGACCTCGACCTGGGGCCTTTCTCACTGCCAGAGCTCCCTCTCCAGACCAAGGATGTTCCTGACGTGGAAGCAGAGCCTGTGGAAGAGAGTCCTCTTGTTCCTCCAGAGAACACCCCCTTGGGGGCCCCTGTGCTCCCGGGCGGTGGGGAGGCTGCTGGGACAGCTGCTGACCAACAGCTGGTGTCGCCTCCTGACCAGGCGGCCGCCCGGCTCCCCACCGAAGCTGCACCAGAGCCCCCGGAGGAGCCAAAGCCAGCAGCGCTGCCTGAGGCCACGGCAGAGACGGGGTCCGGGCCAGACGGGAGAGCCCCTGAGGACTCCCACCCTGGCTCAGGGCTCACACCAGCCCTCTCGGAGCAGCGTCCACCAGGGAGTGGGGATGAGGAGGCTGAGGGCCAAGACCCCTCGGCCTCGCCCCACAGCACCCCTGATGCCCCCGTGGATGGCTCGGCTCAGACCCATGTGGCAGATGGGGCCGGCCCTCAGGACAGTGCCGGGCTCGAGGGGCCCCTGGACAGTGTCCAGCCTGAATCCACCGAACCAGAACCTAAAGTGACGGCTGAGGCCCCAAAGGCACCCAAAGTGGAGGAGATCCCTCAGCGCATGACCAGGACCcgtgcccagatgctggccaacCAGCACAAGCAGAGCTCACCGCCCACTGAAAAGGAGCCCACGCCCACGCCCACCCCCAGGGCCAAGGGTCGCGGCTCTGAGGATGACGACCCCCAGGCCCAGCACCCACGCAAACGCCGCTTCCAGCGCTCCAGCCAGCAGCTGGCACAGCAGATGCACACGTCCACGCGGCAGACACGTGAGGTGATCCAGCAGACGCTGGCCGCCATCGTGGACGCCATCAAGCTGGACGCCATCGAGCCTTACCACAGCGACAGGTCGAACCCATACTTCGAGTACCTGCAGATCCGGAAGAAGATTGAGGAGAAGCGCAAAATCCTGTGCTACATCAGCCCGCAGGCGCCACAGTGCTATGCCGAGTACGTCACCTACACCGGCTCCTACCTCCTGGACGGCAAGCCACTCAGCAAGCTGCACATCCCCGTG ATTGCGCCCCCACCCTCACTGGCGGAGCCCCTGAAGGAGCTGTTCAAGCAGCAGGAGGCCGTCCGGGGGAAGCTTCGCCTGCAGCACAGCATCGAGCGG GAAAAGCTGATCGTCTCCTGCGAACAGGAGATCCTGCGGGTCCACTGCCGGGCGGCGAGGACCATCGCGAACCAGGCGGTGCCGTTCAGCGCTTGCACCATGCTGCTGGACTCAGAGGTGTACAACATGCCGCTGGAGAGCCAG GGTGATGAGAACAAGTCAGTGCGGGACAGGTTCAACGCCCGCCAGTTCATATCCTGGCTGCAGGACGTGGACGACAAGTACGACCGCATGAAG ACGTGTCTCCTGATGCGGCAGCAGCATGAGGCAGCGGCTCTCAACGCTGTGCAGAGGATGGAGTGGCAGCTGAAGGTCCAGGAGCTGGACCCCGCCGGGCACAAGTCCCTGTGCGTGAACGAGGTGCCGTCCTTCTACGTGCCCATGGTCGACGTCAACGACGACTTTGTGCTCCTGCCGGCCTGA